The following proteins are encoded in a genomic region of Enterocloster clostridioformis:
- the spo0A gene encoding sporulation transcription factor Spo0A, whose protein sequence is MEKLNVAIVDDNPLILNTLDELINAEDGLSVIGKADNGADAINMIVDTTPDIVLLDLVMPKIDGISVVEKVKSEHTFLKNPAFIILSAVGGEQMTEDAFKAGANYYLMKPFDKEILVNKIRHIGKLPDKQPAGKVLTAPFEPGEESHITREEYMKEHLETDITKMLHELGIPAHIKGYQYLRDAIAMSVEDQEMMSSVTKILYPAIAKRNQTTASRVERAIRHAIEVAWGRGKMETIDEVFGYTISTGKGKPTNSEFIALISDKILLEYKKI, encoded by the coding sequence GTGGAAAAGCTGAATGTTGCGATTGTCGATGACAATCCGCTGATTCTGAATACGCTGGATGAACTGATTAACGCAGAAGACGGATTATCTGTAATTGGAAAGGCAGACAATGGCGCTGATGCCATTAACATGATTGTTGACACCACGCCGGACATTGTACTGCTGGATTTGGTAATGCCGAAAATTGACGGTATATCCGTAGTGGAAAAAGTGAAAAGCGAGCATACTTTCCTGAAAAATCCTGCATTCATTATACTTAGTGCAGTGGGTGGAGAACAGATGACAGAAGATGCCTTTAAGGCGGGAGCTAATTACTATCTGATGAAACCCTTCGACAAGGAAATCCTGGTAAACAAGATTCGTCATATTGGAAAACTGCCCGATAAACAGCCGGCAGGAAAAGTATTAACGGCTCCTTTTGAGCCGGGGGAAGAATCCCATATCACCAGGGAGGAGTACATGAAGGAGCATCTGGAAACAGACATTACAAAGATGCTTCATGAGCTGGGCATACCGGCCCACATTAAAGGATATCAGTATCTGAGAGATGCTATCGCCATGTCGGTGGAAGACCAGGAAATGATGAGCAGCGTGACGAAAATCCTCTATCCGGCCATAGCCAAACGCAACCAGACAACGGCCAGCCGGGTGGAACGTGCCATACGTCATGCCATCGAGGTGGCCTGGGGCAGAGGCAAGATGGAAACCATCGATGAAGTTTTCGGTTATACAATCAGTACCGGAAAGGGTAAGCCTACCAATTCTGAATTCATTGCGCTGATATCGGATAAAATACTCTTGGAATACAAAAAAATTTAA
- the glgA gene encoding glycogen synthase GlgA, with the protein MKKILFAASEAVPFIKTGGLADVVGSLPKCFDKEYFDVRVIIPKYLCIKQEWRDKMEYVNHFYMDYLGQSRYVGILQYVHEGITFYFIDNESYFNGAKPYGDWYWDLEKFCFFCRAALSALPVIGFRPDVVHCHDWQTGLIPVLLKDKFHEGEFFCNMKSVITIHNLKFQGVWDVKTIKRFTELPDYYFAPDKLEAYKDGNLLKGGIVYADAITTVSNTYAEEIKLPFYGEGLDGLMRSRAGSLRGIVNGIDYDEFNPETDTYIAQTYNAKNFRKEKVKDKKALQQELGLPVDEKTFMVGIVSRLTDQKGFDLIQCVMDELCNDDLQLVVLGTGEERYENMFRHYDWKYHDRVSAQIYYSEAMSHKIYAASDAFLMPSLFEPCGLSQLMALRYGTVPIVRETGGLKDTVEPYNEYESTGTGFSFANYNAHEMLGSVRYAKYVYSSKRREWNKIIDRAMAKDYSWWTSAAKYQELYDWLIGY; encoded by the coding sequence ATGAAGAAAATATTATTTGCAGCTTCAGAAGCAGTGCCGTTTATTAAAACAGGAGGACTGGCAGACGTAGTGGGCTCCCTGCCAAAATGCTTTGATAAAGAGTATTTTGATGTCAGGGTCATCATTCCCAAGTACCTTTGCATCAAACAGGAGTGGCGTGACAAGATGGAATATGTAAACCACTTCTATATGGATTATCTGGGACAGAGCCGCTATGTGGGCATCCTGCAGTACGTACACGAGGGTATAACCTTTTACTTTATTGATAATGAGAGTTATTTTAACGGGGCAAAGCCATACGGGGATTGGTATTGGGATTTGGAGAAGTTCTGCTTCTTCTGCCGGGCAGCCTTATCAGCTCTGCCTGTGATTGGATTCCGGCCCGATGTGGTGCACTGTCATGACTGGCAGACAGGACTGATTCCTGTTCTTCTCAAGGATAAGTTCCACGAGGGAGAATTTTTCTGCAATATGAAGTCTGTAATCACCATCCACAACCTGAAGTTCCAGGGTGTGTGGGATGTGAAAACCATCAAGCGCTTTACAGAACTGCCGGATTATTATTTCGCGCCGGATAAGCTTGAAGCCTACAAGGACGGAAACCTGTTAAAAGGCGGTATCGTATATGCAGATGCCATCACCACGGTCAGCAACACTTATGCAGAAGAGATTAAGCTGCCATTCTACGGCGAGGGACTGGACGGCCTTATGCGTTCCAGGGCCGGAAGCCTCAGGGGAATTGTAAACGGCATTGACTACGATGAGTTTAATCCGGAGACAGATACGTATATTGCCCAGACCTATAATGCTAAGAATTTCCGCAAGGAAAAGGTAAAGGACAAGAAGGCGCTTCAGCAGGAGTTAGGCCTTCCGGTGGATGAGAAGACGTTTATGGTCGGCATCGTCTCCCGTCTTACGGACCAGAAGGGCTTTGACCTGATTCAGTGCGTCATGGATGAGCTGTGCAACGATGATTTGCAGCTGGTGGTACTGGGAACAGGTGAGGAGCGCTATGAGAACATGTTCCGCCACTATGACTGGAAGTATCATGACCGGGTATCGGCCCAGATCTACTACTCAGAGGCCATGTCCCATAAGATTTACGCAGCAAGCGACGCATTCCTTATGCCTTCCCTGTTTGAGCCATGCGGCTTGAGCCAGCTGATGGCTCTGCGTTACGGCACGGTTCCCATTGTCAGGGAGACAGGCGGTCTTAAGGATACAGTGGAGCCTTATAATGAATACGAGAGCACGGGCACAGGATTCTCCTTTGCCAATTACAATGCTCATGAGATGCTGGGAAGCGTGCGCTATGCCAAGTATGTCTACAGCAGCAAACGCCGGGAGTGGAATAAGATTATCGACAGGGCTATGGCCAAGGATTATTCCTGGTGGACCTCTGCCGCCAAGTACCAGGAACTTTATGACTGGCTGATTGGATATTGA
- a CDS encoding divergent PAP2 family protein, producing MLGNQLLMSAVTGWVVAQFLKTLIDFALNKNFNAERLVGSGGMPSSHSATVCGLTTAALLKYGAGSFEFAVSFVLSMIVMYDAIGVRRETGKQAKLLNSILSENPLKLNAEVLQEKLKEYVGHTPLQVLAGAILGIGLALALNSCY from the coding sequence ATGCTTGGCAATCAGCTTCTTATGAGTGCCGTTACAGGATGGGTGGTTGCCCAGTTCTTAAAGACACTGATTGACTTTGCTTTGAATAAGAATTTTAACGCGGAGCGCCTGGTGGGGTCAGGCGGCATGCCCAGTTCCCACTCTGCCACGGTCTGCGGCCTGACCACAGCGGCCCTGCTTAAATACGGGGCCGGCTCCTTTGAATTTGCCGTGTCCTTCGTGCTCTCCATGATTGTCATGTATGATGCCATCGGAGTGAGGCGTGAGACCGGAAAACAGGCCAAGCTGCTGAATTCCATCCTTTCAGAGAATCCCCTTAAGCTCAATGCGGAAGTGCTTCAGGAGAAGCTTAAGGAGTACGTGGGACACACGCCTTTGCAGGTTCTGGCAGGGGCTATATTGGGAATCGGGCTGGCTCTGGCCCTGAATTCCTGCTATTAA
- a CDS encoding putative ABC transporter permease, producing the protein MNVYDFINWFFMYSFLGYLLECIVLSAEYKRPVVDRGFGHGPFCVIYGFGALGACMLLRPVSGSPMELYTASMAMATTMELVTANIMVRLFGSFWWDYSRKPFNYKGMICLESSLGWGLLGLFFFYFLDIRVRAAVFSLPGHVGPVLAVGLTMFYLVDFIRCFRLRLGGMEDEDAPAVGRLKIY; encoded by the coding sequence ATGAATGTTTATGATTTCATCAACTGGTTTTTTATGTATAGTTTTCTTGGTTACCTGCTGGAATGTATTGTGCTGAGTGCAGAATATAAGCGGCCTGTAGTGGACCGTGGCTTTGGCCATGGCCCCTTTTGCGTCATATATGGGTTCGGCGCCCTGGGCGCCTGCATGCTGCTGCGGCCCGTTTCGGGCAGCCCCATGGAGCTCTACACGGCGTCCATGGCCATGGCTACTACCATGGAACTGGTCACAGCCAATATTATGGTCCGGCTGTTCGGTTCCTTCTGGTGGGACTACAGCCGCAAACCCTTTAATTACAAAGGAATGATCTGTCTGGAAAGCAGCCTCGGGTGGGGACTTTTGGGTCTGTTTTTCTTTTATTTTCTGGATATAAGGGTTCGTGCTGCCGTGTTCAGCCTGCCCGGCCATGTAGGGCCCGTTTTGGCGGTAGGACTTACCATGTTCTATCTGGTGGATTTCATCCGCTGTTTTCGCCTGCGCCTGGGCGGTATGGAAGATGAAGATGCGCCGGCAGTGGGCCGGCTGAAGATATATTAA
- a CDS encoding Maf family protein, with protein sequence MDMRHTWGGYQVVLASASPRRKELLAQIGLEPEIRPSRMEEETREKKPDMVVMELSRQKAEDVASGCPVGTMVIGADTVVSVGNEILGKPGTPMRAYEMLEKIQGRTHQVYTGVTVLLCQGKDRCHGITFAERTDVHVYPMTCGEMKEYAQCGEPLDKAGAYGIQGRFAAYIKGIDGDYANVVGLPVGRLYQEIKRLLEDREDD encoded by the coding sequence ATGGATATGAGACATACTTGGGGAGGATATCAGGTCGTGCTGGCCTCGGCATCCCCCAGACGGAAGGAACTGCTGGCACAGATTGGCCTGGAGCCTGAAATCAGGCCCAGCCGGATGGAGGAGGAAACCAGGGAGAAGAAGCCGGATATGGTGGTCATGGAGCTGTCCAGACAGAAGGCGGAGGACGTTGCGTCGGGATGTCCCGTGGGCACCATGGTGATCGGGGCTGATACAGTGGTTTCCGTGGGAAATGAGATACTGGGAAAGCCGGGAACTCCCATGAGGGCTTATGAGATGCTGGAGAAGATTCAGGGCAGGACCCATCAGGTATACACCGGTGTGACGGTGTTGCTGTGCCAGGGGAAGGACAGGTGCCATGGGATTACATTTGCGGAGCGCACGGATGTCCATGTATACCCTATGACCTGTGGGGAAATGAAGGAGTATGCCCAGTGCGGTGAGCCCCTGGATAAGGCGGGGGCCTACGGAATTCAGGGCAGGTTTGCCGCCTATATAAAAGGAATTGACGGGGACTACGCCAACGTGGTGGGACTGCCCGTGGGACGTCTCTATCAGGAGATAAAAAGACTTTTGGAGGACAGGGAAGATGATTAA
- a CDS encoding HAD family hydrolase: MIKLIVSDVDGTLVPDGSPDLDPEVFDIILRLREKGMQFVVASGRPWASVESAFEPVKKKIFYVANNGAYVGCHGRCLYAYTMDRQLAHRIIRKVRMHPELEMVYAGVNGDYLDSKNDALYDWLTNGYKFNVIRVRDVLELEEPCVKISIYKKEGIEAATRDIYEEFRDQAKMACAGDMWMDCMARDVNKGRAVRTIQESLGIKVEETMAFGDQLNDIEMLNQAYYSFAVANAREEVRRAARFQADSNVRGGVLKILKGLL; this comes from the coding sequence ATGATTAAGCTGATTGTATCGGATGTGGATGGAACCCTTGTACCGGACGGATCCCCGGATTTGGATCCGGAGGTATTTGACATTATTCTCAGGCTTCGTGAAAAGGGAATGCAGTTTGTGGTTGCCAGCGGACGCCCCTGGGCCAGTGTGGAAAGCGCGTTTGAGCCGGTAAAGAAGAAGATATTCTATGTTGCCAACAATGGGGCGTACGTGGGCTGCCACGGCAGATGCCTGTATGCCTACACCATGGACCGCCAGCTGGCCCACCGTATCATCCGGAAGGTACGTATGCATCCGGAGCTGGAGATGGTTTATGCCGGTGTGAACGGGGATTATCTGGATTCTAAGAACGATGCCCTGTACGACTGGCTGACCAATGGCTATAAGTTTAATGTTATCCGGGTAAGGGACGTGCTGGAGCTGGAGGAGCCATGTGTGAAGATTTCCATTTATAAGAAGGAGGGAATCGAGGCAGCCACCAGGGACATATATGAGGAGTTTAGGGACCAGGCCAAGATGGCCTGCGCCGGTGACATGTGGATGGACTGTATGGCCAGGGATGTGAACAAGGGCAGGGCCGTGCGCACCATACAGGAGAGCCTGGGCATTAAGGTGGAGGAGACCATGGCCTTCGGGGACCAGCTCAACGATATAGAGATGCTGAACCAGGCCTATTACAGCTTTGCGGTTGCCAATGCCAGGGAAGAGGTCCGCAGGGCAGCCAGATTCCAGGCGGACAGCAATGTGCGGGGCGGAGTCCTCAAGATACTGAAAGGGCTGCTGTGA
- a CDS encoding peptidyl-prolyl cis-trans isomerase, whose translation MDRSRIYKGRGKRWKRTLTLCLAAVLALTVFTGCSRKTAAATGSRTVDKEYTRGQMMVIAITERNRYQNIYTSELWSVKADESGNTFEDKLMGQVEQFLIELATTNLMADEQGIELTSQERDALKSLAQEYYRNLSEQDRRFMDVSQDEVYDLYCEYYRADKLVAELTKNENLEVSDAEAKVIGIQQIELDSREEAENVLALTQAEKADFGAIAAKYSKNSRTDRTLEWQKDMDGLDSAAFELEQDQVSGILEQGGRYYIQKCVNAYDQEATAARKSRLAQEKKTKAFLGIYEPYVKEHTVKLKKLPGDVVEFSGGEGCTADNFFQLYHGYFSK comes from the coding sequence GTGGACAGAAGCAGGATATACAAGGGACGGGGGAAGAGATGGAAAAGGACCTTGACACTGTGCCTGGCAGCGGTCCTGGCACTGACTGTTTTTACCGGGTGTTCCAGGAAGACAGCTGCAGCAACCGGCTCCAGAACCGTGGATAAGGAGTACACCAGGGGGCAGATGATGGTTATTGCCATCACAGAGCGCAACCGGTACCAGAACATATATACCAGCGAACTGTGGTCTGTGAAGGCGGACGAGAGCGGCAATACATTTGAGGATAAGCTGATGGGCCAGGTGGAGCAGTTCCTGATTGAGCTGGCAACCACCAATCTGATGGCGGATGAACAGGGAATTGAACTTACAAGCCAGGAAAGGGATGCCCTTAAGTCCCTTGCCCAGGAATATTACAGAAATTTATCGGAGCAGGATCGCAGGTTTATGGATGTATCCCAGGACGAGGTGTATGACCTGTACTGCGAATACTACCGCGCGGATAAGCTGGTGGCGGAGCTGACAAAAAACGAGAACCTGGAGGTCAGTGACGCGGAGGCAAAGGTAATAGGCATCCAGCAGATTGAACTGGATTCCAGGGAGGAAGCAGAGAACGTGCTGGCCCTTACCCAGGCAGAAAAAGCGGATTTTGGAGCCATTGCCGCAAAATATTCAAAGAACAGCCGGACAGACAGGACACTGGAATGGCAGAAGGACATGGATGGCCTTGACAGTGCTGCATTTGAGCTGGAGCAGGACCAGGTCAGCGGGATACTGGAGCAGGGCGGAAGATATTATATCCAGAAGTGTGTCAATGCCTATGACCAGGAGGCCACGGCTGCCAGAAAGAGCAGGCTGGCCCAGGAGAAGAAGACAAAGGCGTTCCTGGGAATCTATGAGCCCTACGTAAAGGAACACACGGTGAAGCTTAAGAAGCTGCCCGGTGACGTGGTGGAGTTCTCCGGCGGTGAGGGCTGCACGGCGGACAACTTTTTCCAGCTGTATCACGGATATTTCAGCAAATAG
- a CDS encoding GrdX family protein: MFDLGKCILVTNNDRAAEKWGDKVDQVVPVETYEEVLLKTRDLIHTNHKLLTHPQASSLKPNQTPYRTILLYSETGKSDAGDIRLIEEAIEAFNKWTAIKKVPKYDEKIAYDYKTIDLSMIENVIPKL; this comes from the coding sequence ATGTTTGATTTAGGTAAATGTATTCTGGTCACCAATAATGACCGGGCAGCAGAAAAATGGGGAGACAAGGTAGACCAGGTTGTTCCGGTGGAGACCTACGAGGAGGTACTGTTAAAGACCAGGGATTTGATTCATACAAACCACAAGCTTCTGACCCACCCCCAGGCCTCCAGTTTAAAGCCCAATCAGACGCCCTACAGGACCATCCTTTTATACAGTGAAACCGGAAAGAGTGACGCGGGGGATATCCGTCTGATTGAGGAAGCCATAGAGGCGTTCAATAAGTGGACCGCCATTAAGAAGGTGCCTAAGTATGATGAGAAGATTGCCTACGATTACAAGACCATTGATTTGTCAATGATAGAGAATGTAATCCCTAAATTATAG
- a CDS encoding TetR/AcrR family transcriptional regulator, translating to MKKNVGTSYFKDLSRKDYVVQASRIIKKEGVEAISIRRIAAELGCSSASMYRYFQNLDELLFYAQLDALNEYILDLSKCEKDWNDIWDVHFGIWRSYAKEAFKKPQAFEAVFYRNINRDLGEALKEYYEMFPDAIIQVSPFIKEMLEIPSYYQRDYYICRLLVAEGKISEENAKKLNHIICTLFLGYFKFVQEHGVSQEEIPELVNQFIQESKEITQCYAYDFTPK from the coding sequence ATGAAAAAGAATGTGGGAACATCCTACTTTAAAGATTTGAGCAGGAAGGATTATGTGGTTCAGGCCAGCAGAATTATAAAGAAGGAGGGAGTGGAGGCCATCAGCATCCGGCGTATTGCGGCAGAGCTGGGATGTTCATCCGCCAGTATGTACCGGTATTTTCAGAACCTGGATGAGCTTTTGTTTTATGCCCAGCTGGATGCGCTCAACGAGTATATCCTGGATTTGTCAAAATGTGAGAAGGATTGGAATGATATCTGGGACGTGCATTTCGGCATATGGCGTTCCTATGCAAAGGAAGCATTTAAAAAGCCCCAGGCTTTTGAGGCTGTATTCTACCGGAACATCAACCGGGACCTGGGAGAGGCCCTTAAGGAATACTATGAGATGTTTCCGGATGCCATCATACAGGTTAGCCCCTTCATCAAGGAGATGCTTGAGATACCCAGCTATTACCAGAGGGATTATTATATATGCAGGCTTCTGGTGGCTGAGGGCAAAATTTCAGAGGAAAATGCAAAAAAGCTGAATCATATCATATGCACCCTGTTTCTGGGATATTTTAAGTTTGTCCAGGAGCACGGCGTCAGTCAGGAAGAGATTCCGGAGCTGGTAAACCAGTTCATTCAGGAGAGCAAGGAAATCACACAGTGCTATGCCTATGATTTCACACCCAAGTAG